From candidate division KSB1 bacterium, a single genomic window includes:
- a CDS encoding carboxypeptidase-like regulatory domain-containing protein, with protein sequence MSRTLSIVFLAAFVTSMAIAQTNRTASVSGFIYDASNGEALIGANVFLENTLLGSSTNLNGYYVIPKIPAGESILIVDYIGYKQFKRKLILTPGDMKVVTVSLEVGNIQMEKVVVTGEALTTSERLFRKPISKIELTPRQIKQMPQVAEADLLRSLQTLPGILPISDFSSAL encoded by the coding sequence TTGTCCAGGACATTATCAATCGTATTTTTAGCCGCTTTTGTAACGAGTATGGCTATTGCGCAAACCAATCGAACTGCTAGCGTTAGCGGATTTATTTATGACGCTTCGAACGGTGAAGCTCTTATCGGAGCCAACGTGTTTCTCGAGAACACTCTCCTTGGCAGCAGTACAAATCTCAACGGTTACTACGTCATCCCGAAAATTCCGGCGGGGGAGAGCATACTGATTGTGGATTACATCGGTTACAAACAGTTTAAACGAAAATTAATTTTAACGCCGGGCGACATGAAAGTGGTAACTGTAAGTCTTGAAGTCGGTAACATCCAAATGGAAAAAGTGGTGGTAACCGGCGAGGCCTTAACCACGAGTGAAAGGCTTTTCCGGAAGCCGATTTCTAAAATTGAACTGACGCCTCGACAAATCAAGCAAATGCCGCAAGTGGCGGAAGCCGACTTACTGCGGTCGCTGCAAACGCTTCCCGGAATTTTGCCCATCTCGGATTTTTCATCCGCGCT
- a CDS encoding NfeD family protein yields the protein MDTLNEWLKPPVVWFAVGVLLLLLEFASPGVIMLFFGIGAWLVAVLCLFIDLSINMQLSIFILSSLLLLISLRKWFKSLLQGRFESNEAGEEVLSEFVGKKAVVTREITATGGKVEFQGSHWGAEAGTVIPQGAAVEIVGRNNITLIVKPLT from the coding sequence ATGGATACTTTAAATGAGTGGTTAAAACCGCCGGTCGTTTGGTTTGCAGTAGGAGTTCTTCTTTTACTTCTGGAATTTGCGAGTCCGGGGGTGATTATGTTATTTTTTGGAATCGGCGCCTGGCTGGTCGCGGTTCTATGCCTGTTTATTGATCTCTCTATCAATATGCAGCTTTCCATATTCATCCTTTCTTCTTTGTTACTGCTAATTTCTCTAAGAAAATGGTTCAAGAGTTTGCTTCAAGGCCGCTTCGAATCCAACGAGGCAGGTGAAGAAGTCTTGAGCGAATTTGTCGGCAAGAAAGCCGTTGTTACCCGGGAAATAACAGCAACCGGCGGGAAGGTTGAATTTCAAGGCAGCCACTGGGGTGCTGAAGCAGGTACGGTTATCCCGCAGGGAGCGGCCGTTGAGATAGTTGGCCGAAATAATATTACACTGATTGTTAAACCATTAACGTAA
- a CDS encoding paraslipin, with protein sequence MEAGTVFLIGLIIVVLVAFFKTIRIVPQRSAFIVERLGKYRTTLGAGFHILIPFLDQVSYKHTLKEQAIDVPPQTCITRDNISVEVDGILYLQVTDPKNASYGINDYQFASMQLAQTTMRSVVGKLELDRTFEERETINLAVVGAVDKASDPWGVKVTRYEIKNIVPPQSIKDAMEKQMRAEREKRAMIAESEGEKQAKINVAEGDKQELIARSEGEKQKRINEAEGSAAEIEKVAEATAKGIREIASAINEKGGMDAVNLRVAEQYIGEFGKLAKTNNSLIIPSNLADMSGMIASAMTVIKNQTNDKK encoded by the coding sequence ATGGAAGCAGGTACGGTTTTTTTAATTGGACTTATCATTGTTGTATTGGTTGCATTCTTTAAAACAATTCGAATTGTCCCGCAAAGATCGGCTTTTATTGTGGAGCGGCTTGGTAAATACCGGACAACTTTAGGAGCAGGATTTCATATTCTTATCCCTTTTTTAGATCAAGTCTCTTACAAACATACCCTTAAAGAACAGGCGATCGATGTTCCGCCGCAAACTTGTATCACTCGAGACAATATTTCAGTTGAAGTGGACGGTATTCTTTATTTGCAGGTAACCGACCCCAAAAATGCTTCTTACGGCATCAACGATTATCAGTTTGCTTCGATGCAACTGGCACAAACTACCATGAGAAGTGTAGTTGGTAAACTTGAACTGGACAGGACGTTTGAGGAAAGGGAGACAATTAATTTAGCAGTTGTCGGTGCGGTCGATAAAGCTTCAGACCCATGGGGTGTAAAGGTGACCCGCTACGAGATTAAAAATATTGTTCCGCCGCAAAGCATCAAAGACGCGATGGAAAAACAGATGCGTGCCGAGCGTGAGAAACGCGCCATGATCGCTGAATCGGAAGGAGAGAAACAAGCCAAAATAAACGTGGCGGAAGGTGACAAGCAAGAGTTGATTGCCCGTTCGGAAGGTGAAAAGCAAAAAAGAATCAATGAAGCCGAGGGCAGCGCTGCCGAGATTGAAAAAGTTGCGGAAGCCACAGCGAAAGGGATTCGGGAAATTGCTTCGGCCATCAATGAAAAAGGCGGTATGGATGCAGTAAATCTTCGCGTCGCCGAGCAATATATCGGTGAGTTTGGCAAACTGGCCAAGACCAATAATTCTTTGATCATTCCTTCCAACCTTGCCGACATGTCCGGCATGATTGCGTCGGCAATGACGGTCATTAAGAATCAAACAAACGATAAGAAGTAA